AGTTTCTTgatcatatatttttcattgGAATATCAATCTCACTGTTCTGAATTACTTAGGTTTTTGGTTTGATTGTAATGAGAACAGAAAGGTAGCCTTGAGGAGAAAAGACCAAAAATAAGTCtaaagtttctttctttttttcatctataTATAGTGTGTCACACTGTATAAgataagttagaaaaaaaaaaaaaaaaggcaaaatcGAAGCATGAAActgtattggaacttgaaataCATTGCTACTTTACTTCAGGTATGCTTTCCAACGCTGGTTTCCAGCCTTGTGAGACATCATCATTCTTTAGAGTGAAATCTTGAACCTTAACCTCATCATGAACTAGAGACAACATATTACTAACAGAAAACCCTCCATTCTGCAGCATATTCTGCAGTTCTTGCTTACTAATAACAAGCTTTATCCTAACCACGTTACTTTTGTGTAGATCTTGAACTTCTGGATCCGCGAACCTCACCTTCTTGTTAGTTtttggtgatggtggtggtagAGCCACAAGGTGGTATAACTGCCCTCTCGCCAACTTTGTCTGAGGATCGAGATACCGCACCACTGTGAGAGATTCTGATACTGCATGCCCAGAAAATTGTAGCAAAACCTCTTCCACTCTTATGGGTGTTTTGTATTCAAGAATTTTTCCATCTGTTTTCATGATTCTGACAACCTTCTCTTGCAGCACTAAGCAATTTCCCATGGTAGTACCAGACAATTTGGTTTTTGTGAATATGCAAGAAAAGGAGCTCTGAAACGTGCATTATTTAAACCAATGGCTTCTGGAGAATACCCTCGTGTTGCAGCAAATATTACGAAAATACCttttgctctttttcctttttgtctTCTTTCGGAGTTGCATTATCTATCTCCTACCCTCCTAGCCTGTTAGTTCTTATCAGATACCGTGtggattaattattttaaagtttaatgtttcaagtaggttcttttttttttctagaatcctaaatagttttattttttacgttttaattaaatttttatttttgtaaaattaaattaaatagaaacTTTTTGTCAAATTGAGATAAGGCTGTTAAGAATGATATGCTGAGTGTAATTTTTATTACgtaacattaaatttatatttttttaatttttgaattaaaaaatgaaatataagagtatacttcattttaattcaaaaattgaaaaaatacaattcagtcataTTTTCAATGacacgtaataaaaaactacacggtcaatgtattatttttaacagcatcatctcaatttgacgaaAAAGttctatttgatttaatttaaaaaaataaggactcaattgagacatcAAAAAAGAAGGGAATCTATTTGAGAATCTGGACCAAAACAGtgacctattgagacattaattatgatatattaggagtttatcttgatatgttttcatcttaatttaaatgttcaaaaaaaattctacagatacaatatatgataaaagataGTATTACTCATTGCTCCTTATATACagtcatatatttatatatattaatttaatttattagttaaatgtgtttttcatttctaaattattcagtaattttggttttagtttacttttaaactttgatctaattagattttcattttttttttcaaaatttatagaaTCCATTTTTAATAGCTAATAATGTTAGTGTTTTCTTAGACGTGACATATTATAATCCACGTTAACATTTGATTTGTGATatctgaaaaattatttaatttaaaaaatattttttatttttcatttcattttcttcttcttgaaggCACCCATTCCAACTCTCTACTTTTTCTAACAACACCACCCTCCATGACTCTCACATAGCCAACCCCGTCATCGTTTGTCGTTGTCACGCCGTGTGAAGTTCCCatctcctttttcattttagattGAGAAACATCATAATAACCAGTCGTTGTGTCTCAATCGTTGTTGCTACATCCATGGCAGTGGACGAGACCCAGCCTCTCTCAGTTTTTtgtctctatttttttaattacgtaaaaaatgtttgataatAAAGACATAAAAGGGTTATTTAGATGTGATCACAGATTTAGAAAATCtcatatctttgtttttttcttttcaaattaaggCCAAGGGATTTGGAATGGCGAAGTGGATGTTGATTTACATGAATGGAtagtaaagaaaatgatattggaggaaaaaaaaaatcaaattttagatagaagaagatgaagtaaaaaataaaaaaaaatattttttgaattgaataatTTGCTACGTgctctaaataaaatattaattttagatagttaaaaaaaattaactatattagttattaaaaaatgatttcataaattttgaaaagataaatctaattaaactttaaaaaggtttaataatttagagataaaaagatatttaagtattattttataatttgtttaaataaagtGTTAGAGGAGGTGAGATTTTGTGACATGATGGTGAAAGGTATAATTGTGTTGTGTTAGAAGATTTGTttggagaaaataaaaaaagaagtggAGTTTGGGCGGTCGAAGGTGCACTCGAGGAAAAGCTCAAGTGGTTGACCACTTGTGCACTATGGATTTAGTTGTGTTGACTAAATCTATGCCACACAGACTATTTCCTCCTCTTCCAtctcaaacaaaaaaacatgCTCATGAAAGTCGGCAACAGTGTTGaaactttaaaacatgttcCAAACTTTCCTCTTTTGTcgttttccaaaataataatgaaaatgttgTTCATTTGCCCATATACATTGGGACGacaaaaacacaacaacaacgTACTTGCTTATGTCAACCGACCACCGAGCATGTAATTCTGTAACAAAATTTGTTATCACgaaaattagataaacaaaCTTAACATAgtatcaaattcataaattagaGACTATTGTAACAAATTTTGTTATCAGtttgttaattaaaatcttttttttaacaCTTCTTAGTTGTCaatttataatacttaaattCTAAGCTTAAGAAAATTTCTGTTACTCACTAGTTGAAATACCAAGTATTGATAACGTAAAATTTGGTATTAATAAAAAACGTTTCGTCTCGTAAGAAGCTGGAATGATTTTACGTTAATATAGTTATGAGTCATCCTAGTATATATTAGGGGAAGTTAAGGCTAAGAACTACcacaaaatttataatcttgTTTGGGTTAgcaaaatttattcaaattcaaaCCTGGATCAAGGTTATGATGGTTTCAAAAACGAAATTGAAATaaagactatatatatatatatatatatagcctCTTTAATTATCCTCTTCTTGTGATAAGAGTTTGTATTGCTTGTGGTGTATATTCTTATAATGCAGGTTTAAAAATAGCAACACCTTCTTCCAATAGAAATGTTgcttttaagttttgatttgaTATTGTTTGGAAACATTTGGTATAGGAATCTAACACCACTTTGGATTCATACACCAACGTCGTTTTCTCTGTCCATTACATCGTCCTACACTATTCATTATCATTAACATGCTTTGGTTTGGTCTTCTGTCATTTTAGCTTAGTGGTGGTCCAGCTCACAAAATTTTGAACTGCATTAGTCACAACAAGATGTTCTTCCTAAAATTTATTAGATAGTTTACATTTACAAGTTCGGATGCGTCTCCTATGCTTAAATTGTGTTTGACGCATATAGGATAAAGTGTCCaacttaaaagatatttttcttttttgtttctaacATAATTTTGAGGCATCTCCAAcaatattatgttaataaaaacaGATATCATGATTTTCTAAAAACTCATCAACTTATTCTATAAATaggttttttattatgattatagaaataaagaataaatccTATATAGTCACAAGTATTTAAATTacatatgattttaaatatgtattgtATGTGATCAAATACTTTTTAATcctattaattataattttgaaatgattaCCTAAAATACTAATAGGATATCACTTACTGAATATCTATTTTCAAATACCTTGTAACTATTAGAACTAATAGGACTATTAGAACTAACAAGACGATTACCAAATATTTTGTAGTAGATGAAATATCTATCAAATATCGAGGGTTGCACTCTCAAAAGAGTAAGTGTTTAATGTTGCATAACAGGTACCTACCGATGActaaatattgaatattatgttttttaaatcaaatgcTATATTCATCTCTGATAAGCACACTCTTCATTAGGATGAGGTGTCGTATACCGATACATATTCTTGCTTGTCAAAGACAACCTCATATAAAGTAATTTAGccaaaaatatttacaatttgtcataGGTAAGCTAACTATTGAACCTAAACTAATGAGCCCATAACTAAGACTCATTCAAATAAGGATTCATGATcaacaaaacatattttgaagtattaatttaaatttaactataatcatattttgacgtcacttttgtattaatttaaatttaactataatCCCCTATCATAATATTAACTTGAGTGTTGAAGTAATTTTCAGAGATATTTCATTATTCGATGTATTGTGTCATATCACTATATGTATTAcatagattattattattattattttatcatctcAACCAACTCCTCCTCTAttggtaagaaaaaaaagaatcattATTTTGTAGATTTCTAATTGTAGTACTGAATGGAACATTTTATGACCCAATTTTACAtgtttaagaatatttttgtgagagtgttttgaaaaaaaagttaatgaaagGGCTTAAGATATATAGAAAGCAAAAGTATGGTAAAGTAGTGGAGTGTGATGTTGTGAATACGCATGGGGGGCTGTAGATGTTGTGATAGTGGAGGTAGGAAATAGGActattcaaatgaaaaatctaTGGAATATTAGAATTCCATAACACAGAAAAGGAAGTGCCTTTCTTACAACCTACTTTAACATCAttaccattcattcatatttcttctttcttccttaaaataacatttaaggATTCTTACAATTTGTGTCACTTTAGCCTTTGATCCAGCGGAAACAAAAAGAATAtctcatttttatcaaattatttcctttttatctattcttttaaacatctcaattctttcattttttctattaataaagCTTAACGCATAATccatttcatttaaattatttaatcatttattatttaaaataataattggttcaaccatttaattttgtttggttaGATCAACTCAATTCCAATGGGtgacatgaaataaaataagattaataaatcatttataaaatattgaagttattaacaaatatttttgccTTTTATCAAGTAAATGATATCTTgcaattaaagattaaatatataatatatttttgtgcaGAGTATATGGTGGAGATCATCTCAATAATCTTATAGATTCAATGACTCAAGTCAATCGAGTACATATCGATCACACAATCCGTTatagattataaataaatgattacTCTTTAATATAGAGTTACAAGAAGATTATGCACTTAACAAAGTTCatctaacataaataaattataaataaatatttcaaaaattttatcatttaattatattatacacTATCGctaataattcatttaattcctatttttcctttcaaacaAAAAGTTAcgatttaattttctctttgaCTCCATTCTTTTCCTAAAGAAGCAATACACAAATAAGGATAGAAATGATAAATTTCtttatctaataattttattcttaaccaaataaatatattgtcgTGTTCCAACTTTTTATTATCactagaatattttatattctatgggatttttcttgtaaatttgttataaaatcttttaagaaaataatttttcttaccaATTTTTTCTAAGAGTTTTAATTAACAGATAATTTCTTTGTGgataattatttcttataaaattataaaatttgcaattattttttacaaaatttcctGTGAAAActgtttacaaaatattttgcaAAATAATTGACAGcaatttcttttaagttatttttcataacaaaatttgtaagtattttctaaaaaaaattcaaaacaaaattgtcagaaaataattgtttttttttgtagtgtatgTTTACACGTTTatcatgaaattaaaataaggagaaataataaataacaaaaaatattactaaatataggctatatataatagaatatgtattttaaaagaggttattgattatattttatttagccCCATCTCACAATCTTATAAACATTacttaaaaaggaaataaatgaaaaaaaaagcttCACAAAAGATGAAAATTACTGAAATTCACGGAAATTGAAgctaaaaaattatactttttttttctattgaacTCTAATGAAAacttattactttaaaatacTTAGAATCCAATTTAAAAACTGGTTAACATTTTGATATATATTGAGTTGCAAAATGTTTTATAGCGTATTCCAAGTTATATGTATGAGTGATTTAAGCAGGTGTGAAAAGAATCTGTAAATGGCATAACACTGGACCCTTTTACATGTGAAAAAATCTGACAGATTGAGAGATTTTTGCACTCAATTGCTTAGTTACAAAGATGTTATGTGATCTATGCAAGCTGCGAAACTTTCATTATTAGACCATTGAAATTTTCCAAAAAATCTTACatgctttttccttttttagtttGTTGATTAAATGAAGTGTAAAGTGAAAGATGCTTTGATGTCAAGCAAATTAACCAAGATATTTATGTTTGTGatggaaaatgatgaatatCATTCTGATATTGTGGTAAACTTGGCAAACTTTCACTGGTATTTAGCCTGATATATGCTGCACCACTTCaagcattaaggatatatatatatatatatatgaatctatcgtttttagaataaatattttgttgcCATTATGTCACACACAAAATAATATCTTGTAGATAGAtatttccaaaaaataaaatatagttttagttgtgatgaaaattaggtttggtgGTGCAACCAGTTACGTTGGCCTGATGCAtgcactttatttttttcttgatcttATCAGTGCCCCACTTTAGTTCTATTTAGAATGATTGTTGATTTATTGTGGTTGATGGCTATAGTAGAagattattattacaataatggTAGTACTGCagcttttctaaaaaatatataaattcaattatgaTATATTTGTGCATCGTGATGTAGCAAGCAGTAAGAATTTAAAAGTGAATAAACCAAGCAACTTGTGTTGAGTTGGACCATTTCGTGAATGTTttacacatttaataatttagattagtttaaattataaagtcaaaattaataatCCAAAATGTACATAGATGACAAACACCATTTTACTTCATCTCTAGATAAGTGAAGCTTAATTATTAGCTTTTTATGAGTaactattaattttgtttttgacttGGTCATATCAATAGAAACTAAAGCAGAAAAGCAGACTTCATTATTACATAAAAGACAAAACTAGCTGAATAAATTAGTTGgtgtaacattttcttttactaatgTTTCAACCTTTAAAGGAAAAGATCAagatttattactttttacatatattagttattatcattttgttttcgagtatttatagttatattcatttttatcagaaataatcatttttcttaataactttttaatattaaagttattattttattagtttatttaaatttattttaaaaaaaatatttaaaacaaaccaatcaCAAATCATCACTCTTCTCCATTGTAGGGGAATGCAAAGTTGGGTTTTGCAGTTGGGCAGCAAAGCATGACTTTCTTCTCCATTGTTGACGTTAGAGATGAAGGAGTGAAAAGGAAATAtcagaattttataaataaaagattcaCCATTTGCCACACCCAAGACATACTTTTCTCCAGAATTCCCTCTTCGTTTAGgtcttaataattataataataaaattattattattattgttattattattttggttgtACATTGATTCAAGACGAAGATGGTGACACTTTCTTTTCACTGGTTAGACGGCACCACTAAATCCTTCACtcatacattattttattctctctttatgaaattaatataattttaagtacGTGGTTACATACATGTGATACTAATAAAGTATCTTCATCCGTCCGTAGCACGGGGcctgtcttttttctttttaatttatttttttaataataataaaattaaaacataatatatttatatttctaaggCTCGGACATCATCATGTTAGTTTAGATACTATGAAATTTGTCAATTTGATCCACTTTGACAATAATGTCAATTTCATTAAGCCTAATCATCACGTCAATTTATCCATTTTGTTCAACTAGACCATTTTGTCACTTTGGTTATATAAAGATTATCATTGTCATCCTGTCAGCTCATTCATTCCAGTCATTGTTAGTCAGGTTTATCTGTTAGTTTGTCTATCTCGATCAACATGCTAGCCTGTTTATATTGTCAACCCAACCATCCCATCAATTTGTCCATCATGGTATCGTGTCAGCCTGTCCATCCTGGTCATCTTGTTAGCATAGCAACTCGACAATCTGTTTAACCTGACATCTCGTCCAACCTAGTCACCTCGTTTATCCTCAATCATCCCTTCAACCAAGTTCATTTCGACCATCCCGTCAACTTTTCCATCTCGTGTCAGCTCAGTTTATCCTAATCATCCTATCAGCCTCTTCATCCCATCCATCTCATTATCACATTCATCTCAATCATCTCGTCATCTTGTAAATCACGACAAGTTGGGCCTGCTCGGTCATCTCGTCAACCCGATATATCTTGATCATATTGTTAACTTAGTCCATCCCCGCCATATTATGAGTTTGGTCCATCCTAACCATCACATAAGCTTGTCCCTTTCTATGATCCCGTCCATTCCTGTCATCCCGTCAGCTCATCCATCTTAACTAACTCGATCTATCCCTTCAGCACTTCCATCATGTGCATCCCGACAAGCCCAATCATCGCGTCCATCTTGGTAAGATTGGCACCTAGTCCATCTCGTCCATCATGTCTTCCTAGCTAGCTCAATCCATCTTTGTAGTGttcaattacaattttaaacacTGACGGTTGAAGATTTTATGCCATAAAGAAGCTTCACAATTGCTTGAATTTTACAATTTCACAAACATGATAACAATCAGAGGGTCAAGGTCATGctcataaattttgaaatctaactCATCCAGCTCGTCACACCAGCCAGACCACTTCACCGATCCAGtcaatatttgtttcttttcttgttatccaaaatataatattttggtttttgataTTTCTTGGCTAGGCTATGGGATTATGCATTTAGGTCAATATTGGACTTTATAGAAAAGATTGACATTGAATTATTAGTTCTCGTGGGGTCTCTTGGTCCAATGgcgatgaaataaaaaaataaaataataaaaaataagatgaagtcaatttttttgaaaactcaTATATTATTTACCATCTCtgaacaatataaaattatcttataatgATAAGTTAAATTCAAAAACACATATTCTAGTTTGcattaaaaatcaataactcttttgtttaaatataatattatatatttaaaattaataaattactaAGAAAAATACACTCTTTGGtattgatttataatttaattgtattaattttagaatacaaaCATACATATGTGTCTCTTTGGTATTGCTTTGTAATGGAAGTCTATTATTCTCccaatctatttttatttattaaaatattatattaaatatttattaaaatattataacaaatttatattatcatttttaatgataaaattgtaTAGTTTGTTTATAAATATGAGAAGTTAAAATTACGAATATAAACTTGttatataaaatcttatttttatctcataactttttattacaaaatagttaatacttttcattttaaaatatttaataacattttaagaGTATCCAACacttttatattaacaaaatcagTAAAATCCCATTTAAactaaatcacaaaatattgatttgatttgattctgatttcatattaaattacaatcaattaaaattgaatgTTCAACCttcacaataaatatatttaaaaaaggacgtttaatatattttggacACTAACTTTTATAAGCATTTAACTTAACGCATATTGACAATTAATGTTTTGGAggcgtttaaaaaaaaaaaggaaaatgtctttttaagaaaaaaattgatttttgtattgaataaagtaataattaatagaACTAAAATGAACAATTTTGGAGACAAGATAATTCTAAGAACATATTGAATTTCTATATTTTCGTGGTCTTATTATCATAAATGCATTGTCTGAAAACTCTCTTAAAATGGTATTTTTGtagttattgaaaataatagaaagtaaACTAATGTGAAGAAGGAAATGAGAGTAGAAGTAGAATTGCTCCAGATTCGAATTTTTGACCGTTGGGCCCGTTGAGGACAACGTAACCGTTGGGACAAGGGAAAACTTCCAGAGCCGTTGCCTTCTTGACCTTTTCGTCTTCTCCAATACCTTAAAACCAACAAAGGAATACTGagacaaagagagagagagaaataaccCCACTCCCTCGTCACCATCTATGGGCTGCGTCTCTTCAAAACTCGTaaagaaagaaatcaaacaaGAACAACTCACTGTCACCAATGGCGGCGGTTACACCAATCACGTGGTATCCCTCACTTCATCCACCTATGGAGCACTGATGTTGGACAAGGAGAAGGAGCAGCACCTACCCACAGATGAAGATTCCAAAACGGACAAAACATCTCCTCTCAGGAACCGCGAAGAACCCGAAGTGATCAACGCTTGGGAACTCATGGAGGGTCTCGAAGAGGGAGTGCCCATTTCAAATCACCCAAGGAAAAGCCCCAAGTCCACACCTTTCCTTCGTGGGTTCCTCTCTACTGACACCAAAACCCCATTGAAGTTTCTCAACCAATTTGGGTCACCCAAGAGTCTTAAGAAGTTCACAGGGAAGGAGAACAAGGCTCAGCAAGGTCAATCCAATGGCGGTGTAAGACGCTTGGATTACAATTTTAGTCCAAAGGGGATCCTCAAACCCTCTAATTTTTCTTCTCCCTTAAAAGGGTCTCCGATACGTCCTCGAAGAAACAGTTTCGGCAGTGATACGAAGAGGAGGAGTCCTAGCCCTCTGTTTGACCCAGAGCTTCTCGCCTCCTATGAAAAAGAACTCACCGAAGAGGAAGAACAGATCAAGAGAATGGTGTGGGCCACCCCCAAAACCAGAAGAGTCAGAAAATCTTTGGACTCGCAAACTTTTGTTAACACCTTTGAGGAAAAGTGTCCTCCCAAAGGGGAAAATTGCGTTGTCATTTACACCACCACACTGCGAGGGATCAGAAAGACGTTTGAGGAATGCAATAAGGTTAGGTCCATTGTCGAGTCATATTGCGTGCACGTGATTGAGCGAGACGTGTCAATGGATTCGGGGTTCAAGGAGGAGTTGCGGAAGCTGATGGAGACAAAGCAAGTTAAGGTTCCGGTTGTGTTTGTGAAAGGAAGGTTGGTCGGGGGAGCTGAGGAAGTTGTGAAGTTGGAAGAAGAGGGGAAGTTGGGTGTTCTCTTTGATGGGATTCCTCAGAAGACGACGGGTGACTGTGAAGGTTGTGGTGGAGTGAGGTTTGTGATGTGTGTGGAGTGTAATGGAAGTTGTAAGGTTTTGGACGACGAATGCAAGAAGAATGTGAGGTGTGGTCACTGCAATGAGAATGGACTGCTTCAATGCCCTTTGTGTCGTTAAGGTTGTGTGTTCgttggttttggtttttgggATGATCTTGATTTCTAGGAAAAGAGACAGAACAAACATGGTGTGCATGTTAGTTGTTAATTTCAGTTGTCATATTTCTAGAATAGGAGTTCTAAAGAGTGTTTTAGTTCTCCCTTCTTGTTGTGTTTGATTCTTTTGTTGTTGTAGTCTTTTATTTTGGGACACTGCTTGTTCCTTCTCTAATCTCTAATCTAATTCTAATTTACACCTTCTGCTGTTTCTTTGCTTCATTCATTCAATGCAAATTCTTATAGCAAATCTTTAGGATTTACTTAACAGTGTGCTCAAGAATGCAGAAGATCAGAATTATAGATTCATTGAAAAGAGAGTCTGAGATTTTGTATGAATGAACAACATAACTTGTATGATCCCTTTCTGACATTTCTTGATCAATTATCTCAGTTTCAAAGGAGTTGAAAATGGTACGGCATGATGATTGAACATAAAATAGTctatgattgattttttttttcttcacttgtGCATTCTGCCTGaagtgttaaaaaataaaatgatagagAAAAATACACACAGTAAGCTGACCAATTTTACATCGCGAAGTTGACCAAATCGCACATGAACGCATGATAGTTTTCCTTAAGCACATCGACCTTGGGCCTTTGCAGGCAAAAGTTCCATACTAATTTCTGTGTGACTTTTTCTAAGCTCTATTACATTTAGCTAGCATGGCATTGTAAAAAACCTTTAAGCTTATAATCGATGACTTGGTATTTTGAATTTAGGGGCCAGTCCAGTTACTTTAATACCCAATGTTGAAGTTTGGCTGAAAACAATTGCCAAAATGCTAACACGTActtaaatttagtattttaaatttaattcatttgaagtgaaaaatatataaaataaaaa
The sequence above is drawn from the Vigna radiata var. radiata cultivar VC1973A chromosome 3, Vradiata_ver6, whole genome shotgun sequence genome and encodes:
- the LOC106757471 gene encoding uncharacterized protein LOC106757471; its protein translation is MGNCLVLQEKVVRIMKTDGKILEYKTPIRVEEVLLQFSGHAVSESLTVVRYLDPQTKLARGQLYHLVALPPPSPKTNKKVRFADPEVQDLHKSNVVRIKLVISKQELQNMLQNGGFSVSNMLSLVHDEVKVQDFTLKNDDVSQGWKPALESIPEVK
- the LOC106757131 gene encoding uncharacterized protein At3g28850 — its product is MGCVSSKLVKKEIKQEQLTVTNGGGYTNHVVSLTSSTYGALMLDKEKEQHLPTDEDSKTDKTSPLRNREEPEVINAWELMEGLEEGVPISNHPRKSPKSTPFLRGFLSTDTKTPLKFLNQFGSPKSLKKFTGKENKAQQGQSNGGVRRLDYNFSPKGILKPSNFSSPLKGSPIRPRRNSFGSDTKRRSPSPLFDPELLASYEKELTEEEEQIKRMVWATPKTRRVRKSLDSQTFVNTFEEKCPPKGENCVVIYTTTLRGIRKTFEECNKVRSIVESYCVHVIERDVSMDSGFKEELRKLMETKQVKVPVVFVKGRLVGGAEEVVKLEEEGKLGVLFDGIPQKTTGDCEGCGGVRFVMCVECNGSCKVLDDECKKNVRCGHCNENGLLQCPLCR